A stretch of the Chitiniphilus purpureus genome encodes the following:
- a CDS encoding DUF6441 family protein: MRLSLTTTGLLDPRQLAAWSTERRRAIHTAVAKGMQSGGREVRDAARSEMRSAFTVKRNSFISSMGVKVFDKKPELLPALLVGSKIPWLGLHEKGGTASGNLLIPLLPGRIGPKRFKAVIDGLMRSGNAFFIEKNGRVLLMAENIKENASQLNRFKRAERGRTGAKQIKRGQEIPIAVLVKRVDLKRRLNLAGGVQRALPALARAIQQELDKV, encoded by the coding sequence ATGCGTCTCTCGCTCACCACCACCGGCTTGCTGGACCCGCGCCAGTTGGCGGCGTGGAGCACCGAGCGGCGTCGCGCCATCCACACCGCCGTCGCCAAGGGCATGCAGTCCGGTGGGCGTGAAGTGCGTGACGCGGCGCGATCCGAGATGCGCAGTGCCTTCACCGTCAAGCGCAACAGCTTCATCTCCTCGATGGGCGTGAAGGTGTTCGACAAGAAGCCCGAACTGCTGCCCGCCCTGCTGGTGGGCAGCAAGATTCCCTGGCTCGGTCTGCATGAAAAAGGCGGCACGGCGAGCGGCAATTTGCTGATACCGCTGCTGCCCGGGCGCATCGGCCCCAAGCGCTTCAAGGCGGTCATTGACGGCCTGATGCGCTCGGGCAATGCCTTCTTCATCGAGAAGAACGGTCGCGTGCTGCTGATGGCCGAGAACATCAAAGAGAACGCATCGCAACTCAACCGCTTCAAGCGCGCTGAGCGTGGTCGTACCGGGGCCAAGCAGATCAAGCGTGGCCAGGAGATTCCCATCGCCGTGCTGGTCAAGCGCGTCGATCTCAAACGACGACTAAATCTGGCGGGTGGCGTGCAACGCGCACTGCCTGCCTTGGCGCGGGCGATTCAACAAGAACTGGACAAAGTCTGA
- a CDS encoding DUF2163 domain-containing protein, with product MSQNPLLEVELYAFASNSAQFYLTPHEFDIDLDGNLYKSLALERNELALGAEAAKAGLDLKLPPNCDLVRHLLANSLTGDTTSITLRIGRRDTWGDYWWISGTRWMGRVLGVEVADDVARVRCESAQVSLKRIGLRRLYSRKCSHVLYSAACGASPISASAFVSNTNGRNVDLDGGTPGSVIGGLAGGWLQTSEGARHMIVNDYGGGVELLYPVAIDVGTEVLLTVGCDHSTATCESRFGNLDNYGGFPAIPSKNPFSTGVF from the coding sequence ATGAGCCAGAACCCATTGCTGGAAGTCGAGCTATACGCCTTCGCCAGCAACAGCGCGCAGTTCTATCTGACGCCGCACGAATTCGATATTGATCTGGATGGCAACCTCTACAAGAGCCTGGCCTTGGAACGCAACGAACTGGCGCTGGGTGCTGAAGCTGCGAAGGCTGGCTTGGATCTGAAACTGCCGCCGAACTGTGATTTGGTGCGCCACCTGCTCGCCAACTCGCTGACCGGCGACACCACCTCGATCACCCTGCGCATCGGACGGCGTGATACCTGGGGCGACTACTGGTGGATCTCCGGCACGCGCTGGATGGGACGGGTGCTGGGCGTCGAGGTCGCCGACGATGTGGCTCGCGTTCGCTGCGAATCCGCGCAAGTCAGTCTCAAGCGTATCGGGTTGCGGCGGCTCTACAGCCGCAAGTGTTCCCACGTGCTGTATTCGGCTGCCTGTGGTGCCTCACCGATTTCTGCCAGCGCCTTTGTGAGCAACACCAATGGCCGCAACGTCGATCTCGACGGTGGCACGCCCGGCAGCGTCATTGGTGGCTTGGCCGGTGGCTGGCTGCAAACCTCGGAAGGTGCCCGCCACATGATCGTCAATGACTACGGTGGCGGCGTCGAGTTGCTCTATCCGGTCGCCATAGACGTCGGCACAGAGGTACTTCTGACGGTCGGCTGCGATCACAGCACGGCCACGTGCGAGTCGCGCTTCGGCAACCTCGACAACTACGGCGGCTTTCCCGCCATCCCGAGCAAAAACCCGTTCTCGACGGGCGTGTTCTGA
- a CDS encoding major capsid protein, with amino-acid sequence MQNPFENPGFSMASLTAAINLLPNRYGRLEQLNLFPAKPVRTRQIIVEEYAGRLNLLPTRAPGSPGTVGERGKRNLRSFVIPHIPHDDVVLPEEVQGLRAFGSETEMEAIGGVMARHLETMRNKHAITLEHLRMGALKGKILDADGSELVDLFDEFDITAQSVSFEFSTAADNGQIKTACLELLGLMEDGLTGEFSTGVHVLCSTEFFRALTTHKEVKTAYQNWQQGAVLINDMRSGFSYSGITFEEYRGQASFVQADGTLGSRRFIAAGEAHAFPVGTVDTFATYFAPADFNETVNTIGQPLYAKQEPRKFDRGTDLHTQSNPLPMCHRPGVLIKLVAA; translated from the coding sequence ATGCAGAACCCTTTTGAAAACCCCGGCTTCTCGATGGCCAGCCTGACGGCCGCCATCAACCTCCTGCCCAATCGCTATGGGCGGCTGGAGCAACTCAACCTGTTCCCGGCCAAGCCGGTGCGCACCCGGCAGATCATCGTCGAGGAGTACGCCGGTCGTCTGAACCTGCTGCCCACCCGCGCGCCCGGTTCGCCCGGCACGGTGGGTGAACGTGGCAAGCGCAACCTGCGCTCCTTCGTGATCCCGCACATCCCCCACGACGACGTGGTGCTGCCAGAGGAAGTCCAAGGACTGCGCGCCTTCGGTTCCGAAACCGAAATGGAAGCCATCGGCGGTGTCATGGCCCGCCATCTGGAGACCATGCGCAACAAGCACGCGATCACTCTGGAGCATCTGCGCATGGGGGCGCTCAAGGGCAAGATTCTCGACGCTGATGGCAGTGAGCTCGTCGATCTGTTCGACGAGTTCGACATCACTGCGCAATCGGTGTCCTTCGAGTTTTCGACGGCGGCCGACAACGGGCAAATCAAGACTGCCTGCCTGGAACTGCTGGGGCTCATGGAAGATGGACTCACCGGCGAGTTCTCGACCGGTGTGCATGTGCTGTGCTCGACCGAGTTCTTCCGGGCGCTGACCACCCACAAGGAGGTCAAGACCGCCTACCAGAACTGGCAGCAGGGCGCAGTGCTGATCAACGACATGCGCTCGGGCTTCAGCTACAGCGGCATCACCTTCGAGGAATACCGTGGCCAGGCGTCCTTTGTGCAGGCCGACGGCACGCTGGGGTCGCGCCGCTTCATTGCCGCAGGGGAAGCCCATGCCTTCCCGGTCGGCACGGTGGATACCTTCGCCACGTACTTCGCGCCTGCGGACTTCAACGAGACCGTGAATACCATCGGCCAGCCGTTGTATGCCAAGCAGGAGCCGCGCAAGTTCGACCGGGGCACCGATCTGCACACGCAGTCGAACCCGCTGCCGATGTGCCACCGCCCGGGCGTGCTGATCAAGCTCGTTGCAGCCTGA
- a CDS encoding phage tail tube protein — MAYFSGQGRVYIGARDDLGNPAGLTFVGNVPELKVSLSVDTIEHQEAQSGQRLTDLQLIKTKKGEFACTLEELIATNLALALYGTTTTITPGAVTGELLPNPVTPGSLYPLTMQNVSAVQIQDSDATPKTLPASQYSVNAKHGSLVVLDATSGGPYTEPFTVDYAYGAAQSTAMFTQPLPERWIRFEGLNTADGNREVVIDLYRVAINPAKELSIITDELLKFELSGQVLADLTKPVGGDLGQFGRLVLL, encoded by the coding sequence ATGGCTTACTTTTCCGGACAAGGCCGCGTCTACATCGGCGCACGCGATGACCTCGGCAATCCAGCTGGACTGACCTTCGTCGGCAACGTGCCCGAGCTGAAGGTGTCGCTGTCGGTGGACACCATCGAGCACCAGGAAGCGCAGTCGGGTCAGCGCCTGACTGACCTCCAGCTCATCAAGACCAAGAAAGGCGAGTTCGCCTGCACGTTGGAAGAGCTGATCGCTACCAACTTGGCGCTCGCGCTCTACGGCACCACGACCACGATCACCCCCGGCGCGGTAACTGGCGAACTACTGCCCAACCCTGTCACCCCGGGCAGTCTGTATCCGTTGACCATGCAAAACGTGTCGGCGGTGCAGATCCAGGACTCAGATGCCACGCCAAAGACGCTCCCGGCCAGCCAGTACAGCGTCAATGCCAAGCACGGTTCACTGGTGGTGCTGGATGCCACGTCGGGCGGCCCCTACACCGAGCCGTTCACCGTCGATTACGCCTATGGCGCGGCGCAGAGCACGGCGATGTTCACCCAGCCCTTGCCCGAGCGCTGGATTCGCTTCGAGGGGCTCAACACCGCCGACGGCAACCGCGAGGTAGTGATCGACCTGTACCGCGTGGCCATCAATCCAGCCAAGGAACTCTCGATCATCACGGACGAACTGCTGAAGTTCGAGCTGTCGGGCCAGGTACTGGCGGATCTGACCAAGCCAGTCGGCGGTGATCTCGGTCAGTTCGGACGTCTGGTGCTGCTGTGA
- a CDS encoding head decoration protein: MPTVSQPKNLGDLLKYEAPNLYSRDQDTVAAAQNLSLGTVVGRETATAKLKALDPSASDGTETAVGVLGNDVDATLIDREDAILIARHAIVARGALVWPTSISTAHKAAAIKQLAERGVLARDSA, from the coding sequence ATGCCCACTGTCTCTCAACCCAAGAATCTCGGCGACCTGTTGAAGTACGAAGCGCCGAATCTCTACTCGCGTGACCAGGACACCGTCGCGGCCGCGCAGAACCTGTCGCTGGGCACCGTGGTGGGCCGCGAAACGGCTACCGCCAAACTCAAGGCCCTCGACCCGAGCGCCTCGGACGGCACGGAAACCGCCGTTGGCGTGCTCGGCAATGACGTCGATGCGACGCTGATCGACCGTGAGGATGCGATCCTGATCGCCCGCCACGCCATCGTCGCGCGCGGCGCATTGGTCTGGCCGACCAGCATCAGCACGGCGCATAAAGCTGCTGCCATCAAGCAACTCGCAGAACGTGGAGTCCTGGCCCGCGATAGCGCCTGA
- a CDS encoding DUF7210 family protein codes for MPNLSIELLKPHTHAGKRLAVGDRLDLNDASARWLIAQGTAKAAIPATDSKPTRRDATPGVSTTAATQGD; via the coding sequence ATGCCAAATCTCTCCATCGAACTACTGAAACCCCATACCCACGCAGGCAAGCGCCTCGCCGTGGGTGATCGCCTTGATCTGAATGACGCCAGTGCCCGTTGGCTGATCGCACAAGGCACGGCCAAAGCGGCCATCCCCGCCACCGATTCCAAACCCACCCGCCGTGATGCCACGCCCGGTGTTTCCACAACTGCAGCCACCCAAGGAGACTGA
- a CDS encoding head-tail joining protein, translating into MDVATLYEAARNAGLLTAVTVAGTTVQCAFRAPDETVLDGFALSRDYQIDYPASWLTLAVGDTVEVAGNTFQVRDVRAIGDGTERRASLSQL; encoded by the coding sequence ATGGATGTCGCGACGCTGTACGAAGCGGCCCGCAATGCCGGACTCCTGACCGCCGTCACGGTGGCGGGCACCACCGTGCAATGCGCCTTCCGTGCCCCAGACGAAACCGTGCTGGATGGTTTTGCACTGTCGCGGGACTACCAGATCGACTACCCGGCGTCCTGGCTGACGCTGGCAGTCGGGGACACGGTCGAGGTGGCAGGCAACACCTTTCAGGTGCGCGACGTGCGTGCCATTGGCGACGGTACCGAGCGTCGCGCCTCGCTCTCCCAACTCTGA
- a CDS encoding phage tail protein: MGDRTAWGDADRAPLSNGHGLTSLSINKPTLFGGDEREGGVVGTIDVLSGHAGQGRNDYLMSRLGSSIPAFRGVLSLVARKILFAANNPYIKPWAVRVRRFTAGWFDAPWMEWNAEVRTWDEDEGQEISVGMNPAHILVQCLTDPHWGMGYPQSTIGWSFWNAAWALSSEGFGLNLIWTRQQPIESFIGQVIDHIGGILYTDPEQGTFELKLLRDDYWIDSLPQLGPDEIVRLERFERAQWGELPNELTVVYTDWQTGGDAAVTVENLAAIQLQGGVINQRRDYPGVNYGPLAARLALRDLRALGSPLARMSLTVARDTLERAPLPGDVFLLNWPRLGVDQMVVRVTGIDTGTLGTAEWRIEAMEDVFGMSNTVLSPPPPHVEEPTIEPLPPALVLAVEVPYWELARRLSRADLAYLTDTDTYLGALAAAGGTGQLNWQLATGASGGDLTAVVGEDYAPLLTLDAALPASEVDAIGVPVTAISQPERLAEGDYAYLMAASGAIAEAVAVLAFDAANATIDLARGVLDTTPQAHASGTRLIGVGEWLASEGAERAPGESVFVGAIPRTSTDQGDPVLAANGQPMVLAGRQALPYPPGRIRLNGQTEPAIVAGDLNVAWAHRDRTQQTAYIVQQDEGDIGPELGVTYTVHIRNRNNVLVRNETGLLGTAYIWTAAVAALDAGALGDRITVEISAERDGLSSWQPQVRVMDRAGYGLRWGQYWGGV, from the coding sequence ATGGGCGACCGTACCGCGTGGGGGGATGCCGACCGCGCGCCGCTGTCCAACGGGCATGGGCTGACCAGCCTCTCGATCAACAAGCCCACGCTGTTTGGCGGCGACGAGCGCGAAGGCGGCGTGGTCGGCACCATCGATGTGCTTTCTGGTCATGCCGGACAAGGACGCAACGACTACCTGATGAGTCGCCTCGGCAGTTCCATTCCGGCATTTCGGGGCGTGCTGTCCTTGGTGGCACGCAAGATCCTGTTCGCGGCCAACAACCCCTACATCAAACCGTGGGCGGTGCGCGTTCGGCGCTTCACAGCGGGTTGGTTCGATGCGCCGTGGATGGAATGGAATGCCGAAGTCCGCACCTGGGATGAGGACGAAGGCCAGGAAATCAGCGTCGGCATGAACCCGGCGCACATCCTGGTGCAGTGCCTCACCGATCCGCACTGGGGCATGGGCTATCCGCAGAGCACCATCGGCTGGAGTTTCTGGAACGCAGCGTGGGCCCTGTCGAGCGAGGGCTTCGGCCTCAATCTGATCTGGACGCGCCAGCAGCCCATCGAGAGCTTCATCGGCCAGGTCATCGACCACATTGGAGGCATCCTCTACACCGACCCGGAGCAAGGCACGTTTGAGCTCAAGCTGCTGCGCGACGACTATTGGATCGACAGCCTACCGCAGTTGGGGCCTGACGAAATTGTGCGGCTGGAACGATTCGAACGTGCCCAGTGGGGCGAACTGCCCAATGAACTGACCGTGGTCTACACCGACTGGCAGACCGGCGGTGATGCTGCCGTCACGGTCGAGAATCTGGCCGCCATCCAGTTGCAGGGCGGCGTGATCAATCAACGCCGCGACTACCCGGGCGTTAACTACGGGCCACTGGCCGCGCGGCTGGCCTTGCGTGACCTGCGCGCCTTGGGTTCGCCGTTGGCACGGATGAGTCTGACGGTGGCACGCGACACGCTGGAGCGTGCGCCGCTGCCGGGTGATGTATTTCTGCTGAACTGGCCGCGCTTGGGTGTTGATCAGATGGTGGTGCGCGTCACCGGCATCGACACCGGCACCTTGGGAACGGCCGAGTGGCGCATCGAAGCCATGGAAGATGTGTTCGGGATGAGCAACACCGTGCTGTCGCCCCCGCCACCGCACGTCGAGGAGCCGACCATCGAACCGTTGCCGCCCGCCTTGGTGCTGGCCGTCGAGGTGCCGTATTGGGAACTGGCCCGGCGTTTGTCGCGTGCAGATCTAGCCTACCTGACCGATACGGACACCTATCTCGGTGCGCTGGCCGCCGCCGGTGGCACCGGGCAATTGAATTGGCAACTGGCTACCGGCGCGTCGGGCGGAGACCTCACTGCCGTGGTGGGCGAAGACTACGCACCACTGTTGACGCTCGATGCAGCCTTGCCTGCCAGCGAGGTCGATGCCATCGGTGTGCCGGTGACGGCCATCAGCCAGCCGGAGCGACTGGCCGAGGGCGACTACGCGTATCTGATGGCCGCCAGTGGGGCAATTGCAGAGGCCGTTGCCGTCCTGGCCTTCGATGCTGCCAACGCGACCATCGATCTCGCACGCGGCGTGCTCGACACCACACCCCAAGCACATGCCTCGGGGACTCGGTTGATCGGTGTCGGCGAATGGCTGGCATCCGAAGGTGCGGAGCGGGCCCCGGGCGAATCGGTGTTCGTGGGCGCGATTCCTCGCACTTCGACCGATCAGGGCGATCCTGTGTTGGCCGCCAATGGGCAGCCGATGGTGCTGGCTGGTCGGCAGGCTTTGCCGTATCCACCCGGTCGTATCCGCCTCAATGGCCAGACAGAGCCTGCCATTGTGGCCGGTGATCTCAACGTCGCGTGGGCACATCGCGACCGCACTCAGCAGACAGCCTACATCGTGCAGCAAGACGAGGGCGATATCGGGCCAGAACTGGGCGTGACCTACACGGTGCACATCCGCAATCGCAACAACGTGCTGGTTCGTAACGAGACGGGGCTGCTCGGCACCGCCTACATCTGGACGGCAGCAGTTGCCGCGCTGGATGCCGGTGCGCTGGGCGACCGCATCACGGTGGAGATCAGTGCCGAGCGCGATGGTTTGAGTAGCTGGCAGCCGCAGGTGCGGGTCATGGATCGCGCGGGCTACGGCCTGCGCTGGGGACAGTATTGGGGAGGTGTGTGA
- a CDS encoding coiled-coil domain-containing protein has product MASNRAQILISAVDQTKTAFDSIKRGLGGLTDTAKSVNGVLANLGVAVSVAGLTAMVKSAIDTGDALDEMSQRVGVSVETLSVWKPAAEQSGVSGESFEKGLRKLSTTMLEAATGSEDAARGFSAVGVEFKNQDGTLRATDQVLLDLAERFKAMPDGAEKTALAVQLFGKSGAELIPFLNQGRDGINELASEMQALGVQMSSETAAQAGNFNDALDKLKLATTSIGNQIIASLLPALNDMAGGMVESAKQGGTLRVILDGVVLVLKTLALGAATVGKAFVALGEAIGAGVAAAVEALKGNTEGAKAIIADLKGNLVKRLDELASFRDSLFDPKPIEVKAPKIQADPELLQRLTKPKAVKPAQDTTGAQTTLMKAQLDAEFALLKDGLSRQQTALDAALEDRLVSVRDYYTQKTALEQREVDAEIARKQQELARSQQVAATGKSENDRLRAKAEVAKSEADLITLNNRRTDIEQANARKAAQAERELADALAQAREELAQITGTATDADRQAAIERSYRDLRARLAAESDADGVSLVDRLINVKAAQANLAALETQWRQVTERLRNAQETIQTQQQAGLLTEAQARQQIVTLQQQSATEMERLLPTMQQAAQAIGPDAVIRVQAWRNELDRTRLTVDEMAPLWNRIGESFGGALNGMITGAQTWRSALASIFQQVSDAFLQQIVIQPFQQWIAMQARMLALKLGFIQQEQTVDAAASAAKVAQKTTETTAVVSMDAAKAGAGAAASQASIPYVGPALAVAAMVAMVAAVMALLGGIKKFAGGGLVSGPGSATSDSIPARLSAGEYVMRAAAVRQLGVAFLDSLNGLSAGPRFKGGDLAFAAGGLVPEVKVPPAQPQMNQAVRIVNAVDPGVTHDHLQSPAGEKVIVNIIGRNARAIRAALQG; this is encoded by the coding sequence ATGGCAAGCAATCGTGCCCAAATCCTGATCAGTGCCGTCGACCAGACCAAGACCGCTTTCGACTCGATCAAGCGGGGCCTTGGTGGCCTGACCGACACCGCCAAGAGCGTCAACGGCGTGCTGGCCAACCTCGGGGTGGCCGTCTCCGTGGCCGGTCTGACCGCGATGGTGAAATCGGCCATCGACACTGGCGACGCGCTGGACGAGATGTCGCAACGTGTCGGTGTCAGCGTCGAGACCCTGTCGGTATGGAAACCGGCAGCCGAGCAGTCAGGTGTGTCCGGCGAATCGTTCGAGAAGGGGCTGCGCAAGCTGTCCACCACGATGCTGGAAGCCGCGACCGGGTCGGAAGATGCCGCGCGCGGATTCTCCGCCGTGGGTGTCGAGTTCAAGAACCAGGACGGCACCCTGCGCGCCACCGATCAGGTGCTGCTCGATCTGGCCGAGCGCTTCAAGGCCATGCCCGATGGCGCGGAGAAAACCGCGCTGGCCGTGCAACTGTTCGGCAAGTCAGGAGCCGAGCTGATCCCGTTCCTGAATCAGGGGCGCGACGGCATCAATGAGCTCGCCTCCGAGATGCAGGCGCTCGGTGTGCAGATGAGTAGTGAGACTGCAGCGCAGGCGGGCAACTTTAACGATGCGCTCGACAAGCTGAAACTGGCCACCACCAGCATCGGCAACCAGATCATCGCGTCCTTGCTACCCGCCCTGAACGATATGGCCGGTGGCATGGTCGAGTCGGCCAAGCAAGGCGGCACGCTGCGCGTGATCCTCGATGGCGTGGTGCTGGTGCTAAAGACCCTGGCCCTCGGTGCCGCCACCGTCGGCAAGGCATTCGTCGCCTTGGGCGAAGCCATTGGCGCGGGTGTCGCCGCCGCTGTGGAAGCGCTCAAGGGCAACACCGAAGGGGCCAAGGCCATCATTGCCGACCTCAAAGGCAATCTGGTCAAACGGCTGGATGAACTGGCGTCCTTCCGTGACAGCCTTTTCGACCCCAAGCCCATCGAGGTCAAGGCACCTAAGATCCAGGCTGATCCGGAACTGCTGCAACGCCTGACCAAGCCCAAAGCCGTCAAGCCAGCGCAGGATACGACCGGCGCACAAACCACGCTGATGAAAGCGCAGCTGGACGCTGAGTTCGCGCTGCTCAAGGACGGGCTGTCCCGGCAACAAACCGCGCTGGATGCCGCACTCGAAGACCGTCTGGTCTCGGTGCGCGACTACTACACGCAGAAAACTGCCCTCGAACAGCGCGAGGTCGATGCCGAGATTGCCCGCAAGCAGCAGGAGCTGGCCCGCAGTCAGCAAGTCGCCGCCACGGGCAAATCGGAAAACGACCGCCTGCGTGCCAAGGCCGAAGTGGCCAAGTCGGAAGCCGACCTCATCACGCTCAACAATCGGCGCACGGACATCGAGCAGGCAAATGCGCGTAAGGCCGCGCAAGCCGAGCGTGAGCTGGCCGATGCCTTGGCGCAGGCGCGTGAGGAACTGGCGCAGATCACCGGCACGGCCACTGATGCCGACCGGCAAGCTGCCATTGAGCGCAGTTACCGGGATCTGCGTGCGCGACTGGCGGCAGAAAGCGATGCCGATGGCGTGTCGCTCGTTGATCGGCTCATCAATGTGAAGGCTGCACAGGCTAATCTGGCTGCGCTTGAAACTCAGTGGCGGCAAGTCACTGAGCGTCTGCGTAATGCGCAGGAGACCATTCAGACCCAGCAGCAGGCTGGGCTGCTGACCGAAGCACAGGCTCGCCAGCAGATCGTGACCCTGCAACAGCAATCGGCCACCGAGATGGAGCGCCTCTTGCCGACCATGCAGCAAGCCGCGCAGGCCATCGGGCCGGATGCGGTGATTCGCGTGCAGGCGTGGCGCAACGAGCTGGATCGTACCCGCCTCACGGTCGATGAAATGGCCCCGCTGTGGAATCGCATCGGCGAGAGTTTTGGCGGTGCGCTCAACGGGATGATCACCGGCGCGCAGACCTGGCGCAGTGCCTTGGCGAGCATCTTCCAGCAGGTGTCCGACGCCTTCCTGCAGCAGATCGTGATCCAGCCGTTCCAGCAGTGGATCGCCATGCAGGCGCGGATGCTGGCGCTCAAGCTCGGTTTCATCCAGCAAGAGCAGACCGTCGATGCGGCGGCCAGCGCCGCCAAGGTCGCCCAAAAGACCACCGAAACCACCGCCGTGGTGTCGATGGATGCAGCCAAGGCGGGAGCCGGGGCGGCGGCGTCGCAGGCTTCCATTCCCTACGTTGGCCCGGCACTCGCGGTAGCCGCGATGGTAGCCATGGTCGCCGCTGTGATGGCGCTCTTGGGTGGCATCAAGAAGTTTGCGGGCGGTGGTCTGGTCTCCGGGCCGGGCAGCGCCACCTCGGATTCGATCCCGGCGCGTCTGTCCGCAGGCGAGTACGTGATGCGGGCGGCCGCCGTGCGCCAGCTCGGTGTGGCCTTCCTCGATTCGCTCAACGGTTTGTCGGCAGGCCCACGTTTCAAGGGTGGCGACTTGGCCTTCGCAGCGGGCGGACTGGTACCAGAGGTGAAAGTGCCGCCCGCGCAGCCGCAGATGAATCAGGCGGTGCGCATCGTCAACGCGGTCGATCCGGGTGTGACCCACGACCACCTGCAGTCGCCTGCCGGAGAGAAAGTCATCGTCAACATCATCGGGCGCAATGCACGGGCCATCCGTGCGGCGCTGCAAGGCTGA
- a CDS encoding S49 family peptidase, protein MQLVHLASRLYGTPLLIARPKLDVILSVLGSRIGLPDLDMAMPLPMPRQSATSGQAGIAVIPVVGTLVRRSMGIEAASGLMSYGEIEARLDAALADPQVAGILLDLDSPGGEASGVFELAERIRAASTIKPIWAHANDAAYSAAFAIAAACQRLTLSQTAGVGSIGVIALHVDQSVKDAKDGLNYTAVFAGSHKNDFSPHEPLTPQATTALQTEVDRLYDIFVNQVGQMRGIDPDAVRATEAGLFYGEQAVAAGLADAVMPFDAVMTEFTDALAAKQRLAQPGVARASPRSLSTQSISNPPRSKPFTLENTMTDPKDDHENPSDPADTDPQGDQPQTDSDSQPTPAAQAALAQSFASGRGQAQAIAEMCLIAGQSQRTAEFLAAGFSEAQVRRALLDARADQPEIASRITADAGTSQHPENSPVVAAVKKLTAKE, encoded by the coding sequence ATGCAACTCGTTCATCTGGCGTCCCGCCTCTACGGGACGCCGCTCCTCATTGCGCGTCCCAAACTCGACGTGATCCTCTCCGTGTTGGGTTCCCGCATCGGCTTGCCCGATCTGGACATGGCAATGCCGCTGCCCATGCCGCGCCAAAGCGCCACATCGGGTCAGGCGGGCATTGCCGTCATCCCGGTGGTCGGCACGCTGGTCAGACGTTCGATGGGTATCGAAGCCGCCTCTGGCCTGATGTCCTACGGCGAGATCGAAGCCCGACTGGACGCCGCGCTGGCCGACCCACAGGTGGCGGGCATCCTGCTCGATCTGGACTCGCCCGGCGGCGAGGCCTCGGGTGTGTTTGAGTTGGCCGAGCGCATCCGCGCTGCCAGCACCATCAAGCCGATCTGGGCGCACGCCAACGATGCCGCGTACTCGGCGGCTTTTGCCATCGCGGCTGCCTGCCAGCGCCTGACGCTGTCGCAGACCGCTGGCGTCGGGTCGATTGGCGTGATCGCGCTGCACGTCGACCAGTCGGTGAAGGACGCCAAGGACGGCCTGAACTACACCGCTGTCTTCGCGGGCAGTCACAAGAACGATTTCTCCCCGCACGAGCCACTCACCCCCCAGGCCACCACCGCGTTGCAGACCGAGGTGGATCGCCTGTACGACATCTTCGTGAATCAGGTCGGACAGATGCGCGGAATCGATCCGGATGCCGTGCGCGCCACCGAGGCGGGGCTGTTCTATGGCGAGCAGGCGGTGGCAGCAGGCCTCGCCGACGCGGTGATGCCGTTTGATGCGGTGATGACCGAGTTCACCGACGCGTTGGCTGCCAAGCAGCGGTTGGCGCAGCCTGGCGTGGCCCGCGCCTCGCCGCGAAGCCTGTCCACTCAATCCATTTCAAACCCGCCCCGAAGCAAACCTTTCACCCTGGAGAACACCATGACCGACCCCAAAGACGACCACGAAAACCCGAGCGATCCGGCCGACACCGACCCACAGGGCGACCAGCCGCAGACCGACAGCGATTCGCAACCGACGCCTGCCGCCCAAGCCGCACTGGCGCAGTCGTTCGCCAGCGGGCGCGGCCAAGCTCAGGCCATTGCAGAGATGTGCCTGATCGCGGGCCAATCCCAACGCACGGCGGAATTCCTCGCAGCAGGCTTCTCGGAAGCGCAGGTGCGCCGCGCCTTGCTCGACGCCCGTGCCGACCAACCCGAAATCGCCTCGCGTATCACCGCCGATGCAGGAACCAGCCAGCACCCGGAAAACAGTCCGGTGGTCGCTGCCGTCAAGAAGCTCACCGCCAAGGAGTAA